One Bythopirellula goksoeyrii genomic window, GCGGCCTGAGTAATCAGAGGCCAGAGCATACTCAGGCTCATCATGCAAACCGAGTCGACCATCCATTACCCACGAGCTAAATCCTGAAGCCTCGAACGTCACCATGATGTTCGACATCGTGAAGCCGGCTGGGGCAAAAACCTCCTGAGACAACCGATATTGCCCAGAGTTAGTCGTATCCTGGGCAATACCAACATTCGTTGGATCTCCATCCAATTCATAGACGAGAGGTAGTCCGGGATCATCCGCGATGACAGTCCAGGCACTGCCGCTATCAGTAAAATCAAGTGCTGCGACCAATGCAGCGGAGGAAACACTTGGAGCCATGGCGATAGCCAGGGCCAAGAGAGTAAATAGCATTCGTTTCATGAGAACTTTCCTTTATGCAAAACAAAGTTAGTGTGATTCTCGAAAAGATAAGAAGATCAAGTTACAAACCCAACGAATTCCCCCCTTT contains:
- a CDS encoding PEP-CTERM sorting domain-containing protein, producing the protein MKRMLFTLLALAIAMAPSVSSAALVAALDFTDSGSAWTVIADDPGLPLVYELDGDPTNVGIAQDTTNSGQYRLSQEVFAPAGFTMSNIMVTFEASGFSSWVMDGRLGLHDEPEYALASDYSGRGGVSGDGVVVDAAKSLDASGDPDYTGVDSVFINVEIVKGLAGVWQANNVRNIQVFADLNPIPEPASFVLLGFSGLFALVRRR